The following proteins come from a genomic window of Burkholderia stabilis:
- the dtd gene encoding D-aminoacyl-tRNA deacylase produces MIALIQRVKRADVRVGERTTGEIGAGLLALVCAERGDTEAAADKLLAKMLGYRVFSDAAGKMNLPVSNIDGEGHAGGLLLVSQFTLAADTNSGLRPSFTPAAPPDEGARLFDYFVAAARTRHPVVETGEFGADMQVSLVNDGPVTFWLQVRP; encoded by the coding sequence ATGATCGCGCTGATCCAGCGCGTGAAGCGCGCCGACGTGCGCGTCGGCGAGCGCACGACGGGCGAGATCGGCGCGGGCCTGCTCGCGCTGGTCTGCGCGGAGCGCGGCGATACCGAAGCCGCCGCCGACAAGCTGCTCGCGAAGATGCTCGGCTACCGCGTGTTCAGCGATGCGGCCGGCAAGATGAATCTCCCCGTATCGAACATCGACGGGGAAGGGCATGCGGGCGGCCTGCTGCTCGTGTCGCAATTCACGCTGGCGGCCGACACCAACAGCGGGCTGCGTCCGAGCTTCACGCCGGCCGCGCCGCCCGACGAAGGCGCGCGTCTGTTCGATTATTTCGTCGCGGCCGCGCGTACGCGCCATCCGGTCGTCGAGACGGGCGAGTTCGGCGCCGACATGCAGGTGTCGCTCGTCAACGACGGCCCCGTGACGTTCTGGCTGCAAGTGCGGCCCTGA
- the tyrS gene encoding tyrosine--tRNA ligase, whose product MSTEPSSKPVFPITDEVRHALAVTKRGVDELLIEEEFAQKLARSAATGTPLRIKLGLDPTAPDIHIGHTVVLNKMRQLQDLGHTVIFLIGDFTSLIGDPSGRNATRPPLTREQIESNAKTYFEQAALVLDREKTEIRYNSEWSMPLGADGMIKLASRYTVARILEREDFTKRFQGGVPISIHEFLYPLMQGYDSVALNADLELGGTDQKFNLLVGRELQKQYGQEQQCILTMPLLEGLDGVEKMSKSKGNYVGISEKPTDMFGKLMSISDTLMWRYFELLSFRSLDEIAGFKREAEGGRNPRDFKVLLAQEIVARFHSQPDAERALEDFNHRAKGGVPDDIPSVTLAGAPLAIGQLLKQAGLVPSTSEALRNIEQGGVKIDGATVSDKGLKIEAGEFVVQVGKRRFARVTLTA is encoded by the coding sequence GAGGAAGAGTTCGCGCAGAAGCTCGCGCGCAGCGCGGCCACGGGCACGCCGCTTCGCATCAAGCTCGGCCTCGACCCGACTGCGCCTGATATCCACATCGGCCATACGGTCGTGCTGAACAAGATGCGTCAGCTGCAGGACCTCGGCCATACGGTGATCTTCCTGATCGGCGATTTCACGTCGCTGATCGGCGATCCGTCGGGCCGCAACGCGACGCGCCCGCCGCTCACGCGCGAGCAGATCGAGTCGAACGCGAAGACCTACTTCGAGCAGGCCGCACTCGTGCTCGACCGCGAAAAGACCGAGATCCGCTACAACAGCGAATGGTCGATGCCGCTCGGCGCGGACGGGATGATCAAGCTCGCGTCGCGCTACACGGTCGCGCGGATTCTCGAGCGCGAGGATTTCACGAAGCGCTTCCAGGGCGGCGTGCCGATCTCGATCCACGAATTCCTGTACCCGCTGATGCAGGGCTACGATTCGGTCGCGCTGAACGCCGATCTCGAGCTCGGCGGCACCGACCAGAAGTTCAACCTGCTGGTCGGCCGCGAACTGCAGAAGCAGTACGGCCAGGAACAGCAGTGCATTCTCACGATGCCGCTGCTCGAAGGCCTCGACGGCGTCGAGAAGATGTCGAAGTCGAAGGGCAACTACGTCGGCATCAGCGAAAAGCCGACCGACATGTTCGGCAAGCTGATGAGCATCTCGGACACGCTGATGTGGCGTTACTTCGAGCTGCTGTCGTTCCGCAGCCTCGACGAGATCGCCGGCTTCAAGCGGGAGGCCGAAGGCGGCCGCAACCCGCGCGATTTCAAGGTGTTGCTCGCGCAGGAAATCGTCGCGCGCTTCCACTCGCAGCCGGACGCCGAGCGCGCGCTCGAAGACTTCAACCACCGCGCGAAGGGCGGCGTGCCGGACGACATCCCGTCGGTCACGCTCGCGGGCGCGCCACTGGCGATTGGCCAGTTGCTGAAGCAGGCCGGCCTCGTGCCGTCGACGAGCGAGGCGCTGCGCAACATCGAGCAGGGCGGCGTGAAGATCGACGGTGCGACCGTGTCGGACAAGGGCCTGAAGATCGAGGCCGGCGAGTTCGTCGTGCAGGTCGGCAAGCGCCGCTTCGCGCGCGTCACGCTGACCGCATGA